The Plasmodium vinckei vinckei genome assembly, chromosome: PVVCY_14 genome window below encodes:
- a CDS encoding serine/threonine protein kinase, putative, with product MLKLKSICTTLIGGKIYNINGKTIKEDKLISEGAYSFVYLANDLNTNKTYTIKKTICQNKEKLEMAKKEINILKSLPPHKNIVQYFGSTIIDENNYKIVIMLMEYCERGNLLNIYEKNKDKIKEFHIIKILKDVINGLNFLHTQEIPIIHRDIKLENILCDKNNVYKICDFCSHAVTNPFFPNDLKKNELNLFKYGIERDTTIYYRPPELIDLYSNGEISTKVDIWMVGCVLYLLLFGVHPFQGSISPKISRNNDENVDINVNNNSFLSILNGSFVIPHVAKYSKRIISILLMTLDKNPQVRISSSTLLLILENYGDLKSWFMHIPLDIKKLVNKIFEKINELNDNNKNDELIEVSSDKTINIKIKSHRYNQNLNKNIKNGITPVGNTSGGFLKYFTPVMFKKKTSDSVSLENKNSITNKTESETKNVEEKVEDKTNGTTTVDDNSNLDNNKNEKEYEKLLSIESITKADSTLVDINDNANVEKGEAFIKDLETIQNNNKEANLFDLNDTINTNLNDDSKNGESTTINSEGEMNYDNFNFGFSYDNFGEEKNVDLFDMGYNSNFGHLDKNNMNLSFFDTSFVSDKENNNIVNKQNNNIANKQNNNIANKQNNNIANKQNKNFNNEKILKESLFSSDYSSLNNVSDYFNKSNSNYNNNMSYFDDIKNDSADFFHFDIPNNKKEIKYSYDTNDIVSDNPKNKNFIASDKNDKFSELLDEFQKISIK from the coding sequence atgctaaAATTAAAGAGTATTTGTACAACCCTTATAGGagggaaaatatataatattaatggaAAGACAATAAAGGAAGATAAGCTAATATCTGAAGGTGCATATTCATTTGTGTATTTAGcaaatgatttaaatacaaacaaaacatatacaataaaaaaaacaatatgtcaaaataaagaaaaattagaaatggcaaagaaagaaataaacatattaaaaagtttgccacctcataaaaatatagtacAGTATTTTGGATCAACTATAATAGATGaaaacaattataaaatagttaTTATGTTAATGGAATATTGTGAAAGAggtaatttattaaacatatatgaaaagaataaagataaaataaaagaatttcatattataaaaatattaaaagatgTAATAAATggtttaaattttttacacaCACAAGAAATACCAATAATACATAGAGATATAAAATTagagaatattttatgtgataaaaacaatgtatataaaatatgtgatTTTTGTTCACATGCAGTAACAAATCCATTTTTTCctaatgatttaaaaaaaaatgaattaaatttattcaaatatgGGATAGAGCGTGATAcaacaatatattatagaCCCCCAGAATTGATAGACTTATATTCAAATGGTGAAATATCTACTAAGGTAGATATATGGATGGTTGGGtgtgtattatatttgttattatttggtGTACATCCATTTCAAGGTAGTATTTCACCAAAAATTAGTAGAAacaatgatgaaaatgtcGATATAAATgtcaataataatagttttTTATCTATTTTAAATGGAAGTTTTGTTATTCCTCATGTTgcaaaatattcaaaaagaattatatccatattattaatgACATTGGATAAGAATCCACAAGTTAGAATTTCGTCATCAACacttttgttaattttagAAAATTATGGAGATTTAAAATCATGGTTTATGCATATACCCTtagatattaaaaaattggttaataaaatttttgaaaaaataaatgaacttaatgataataataaaaatgatgaactTATTGAAGTTTCAAGtgataaaacaataaacattaaaattaaatcacATAGATATaatcaaaatttaaataaaaacataaaaaatggtattACACCTGTTGGTAATACTAGTGGTggttttttgaaatattttactcctgttatgtttaaaaaaaaaacatctGATTCAGTTTCgctagaaaataaaaatagtatcaCTAATAAAACTGAATCTGAGACAAAAAATGTGGAAGAAAAGGTTGAGGATAAGACTAATGGAACTACTACAGTTGATGATAATTCAAATTTAGAcaataacaaaaatgaaaaggaatatgaaaaattgtTAAGCATCGAAAGTATTACCAAAGCAGATTCTACATTGGtagatataaatgataatgcAAATGTAGAAAAAGGAGAAGCATTTATTAAAGACTTAGAGAccatacaaaataataataaagaagcAAATTTATTCGATTTAAATGATacaataaatacaaatctGAATGATGATAGTAAGAATGGAGAAAGTACAACCATTAATAGTGAAGGAGAAATGaattatgataattttaattttggaTTTAGTTATGATAATTTTggtgaagaaaaaaatgttgatttatttgatatGGGATATAATTCAAACTTCGGACatttagataaaaataatatgaacttatctttttttgataCATCTTTTGTATcagataaagaaaataataatatagttaataaacaaaataataatattgctaataaacaaaataataatattgctaataaacaaaataataatattgctaataaacaaaataaaaattttaataatgaaaaaatattaaaagaatCTTTATTTAGTAGTGATTATTCTTCGTTAAATAATGTTTCagattattttaataaaagtaattcaaattataataataatatgtcctattttgatgatataaaaaatgattcagcagatttttttcattttgatattccaaataataaaaaggaaataaaatattcttatGATACTAATGATATTGTTTCTGATAATccaaaaaacaaaaattttatagcatcagataaaaatgataaattttcTGAACTCCTTGATGagtttcaaaaaatatcaatcaaataa
- a CDS encoding dipeptidyl aminopeptidase 2, putative — MKYVLFFFLNVFLIGLAKGDLPIHALMSDVAGVWEIKEAEKVSETSDKCGGSIPNTNSENLRPELNDYEKYLQKNYGELKNFKIDLTLERIKLFNDDSTRGNWTYLAVRDVGHNNSVVGSWTMVYDEGFEIRLRGKRYFAFFKYDKKVSEECPSALENINKINTECYKTDPTKIRLGWILYERKKKNYEKKIYQWGCFYAEKIAKIPISSFVINNVKKYVKQDKSFVKNDDDTGSETNFFVLMQRDNYSKIRMNHPELFSSTKISYIDKHDGKDDQIYGCRKRGSKKMEMDLVLPKEFSWGDPYNNNNFDEVVEDQKECGICYLISSVYILEKRYEIMLSKKYKKNIKMNKLSHECIINLSKYNQGCDGGFPFLVGKELYENGICRDRKYDPIDSVSSNIEAVSKNNKTYYASDYNYIGGCYECSNEFDMMTEIINNGPIVVAIYATPLLLKVYNLSDKNFIFTNISCENKICDVPNKGFNGWQQTNHAVVIVGWGEHINENNEVVKYWIIRNTWGNKWGYKGYLKYQRGINLNGIESQAVYIDPDFVRGSGKELLA; from the exons atgaaatatgttttattttttttcctcaATGTATTTTTGATTGGTCTTGCAAAAGGGGATTTACCTATTCATGCCCTCATG agTGATGTTGCAGGGGTATGGGAAATAAAAGAGGCAGAGAAAGTTAGTGAAACTTCGGATAAATGTGGGGGTAGTATTCCCAATACAAATTCAGAAAACTTAAGACCtg AATTGAAtgattatgaaaaatatttacaaaaaaattatggtgaattaaaaaacttTAAAATTGATTTAACTCTTGAAAGAattaaactttttaatgATGACAGTACTCGTGGTAATTGGACTTATCTTGCTGTCAGAGATGTGGGTCATAACAATTCGGTTGTAGGAAGTTG GACAATGGTTTATGATGAGGGTTTTGAAATTCGATTGAGGGGGAAGAGATACTTTG cattttttaagtatGACAAAAAAGTTAGTGAGGAATGTCCAAGTGCTCTGGAAA atattaacaaaataaatacagaGTGCTACAAAACAGATCCGACTAAAATAAGATTAGGATGGATATTATAtgaaagaaagaaaaaaaattacgaaaaaaaaatatatcaatgGGGTTGTTTTTATGCTGAAAAAATTGCAAAGATCCCTATCTCTTCCTttgttataaataatgtgaaaaaatatgtcaAACAAGATAAAagttttgtaaaaaatga cGACGATACAGGTAGTGAGACAAACTTTTTTGTACTCATGCAAAGAGATAATTATAGTAAAATCCGGATGAATCACCCAGAATTGTTTAGCTCGACAAAGATAAGCTACA TTGACAAGCATGACGGGAAGGACGACCAAATATATGGATGCAGAAAAAGAGGatctaaaaaaatggaaatggATTTGGTTTTGCCAAAAGAATTTAGTTGGGGAGATccatataataacaataattttgatgaaGTAGTAGAAGATCAAAAAGAATGTGGAATTTGTTATTTAATATCtagtgtatatatattagaaaaaagatatgaaataatgctatcaaaaaagtataaaaaaaatattaagatGAATAAATTATCTCATGAatgtattataaatttatctaAATATAATCAGGGATGTGATGGAGGTTTTCCATTTCTTGTTGGAAAAGAACTATATGAAAATGGAATATGCAGAGATAGAAAGTATGACCCTATAGATAGTGTTTCATCTAATATAGAAGCAGtttctaaaaataataaaacatattatgcatctgattataattatataggTGGATGTTATGAATGTTCAAATGAATTTGATATGATGactgaaataataaataatgggCCTATAGTAGTTGCAATTTATGCAActccattattattaaaggTATATAACTTAagtgataaaaattttatatttacaaatattagttgtgaaaacaaaatatgtgATGTACCAAATAAAGGATTTAATGGTTGGCAACAAACAAATCATGCTGTTGTTATAGTTGGATGGGGTGAacatattaatgaaaataatgaagtaGTAAAATATTGGATAATTAGAAATACTTGGGGAAATAAATGGGGATATAAAggttatttaaaatatcaaagaggaataaatttaaatggtATTGAATCACAAGCAGTATATATCGATCCTGATTTTGTTAGAGGAAGTGGCAAAGAGTTACTTGCTTAA
- a CDS encoding pre-mRNA-splicing factor RBM22, putative, with amino-acid sequence MDRYGHNVRSDVKKQGYENSDLPILCETCLGENPYVRIIREENGKECQICKNAFTLFRWKPGHNARYKQTIICNKCAKVKNVCQTCLFDLEYNLPVQVRDKFLETSITLPENETNRNFFLEQLEKNISTDTYDKINHGNMDLSKLKRRDPYFKRNMARVCSFWRKNACNRGDECPYLHKEIHLNKSLANQSIKSRYTGENDVLAESILNRYKNKNNDEKNMANKICIQGISDSIRVENVKECFKKFGEIKSFKMIPKDSKIFISYATLTAAKNAAEKYKDGLELNGCNLTVTLQQDNINNNIWPSPPFGQFNPYPPNFNHNNNKFPKNKNFKSHNPPPPNSQPNMMTTVPPMYFPYNNPNFNSIPPNAVPYASMLPSEAEQRK; translated from the coding sequence ATGGATAGATATGGACATAATGTAAGATCGGatgtaaaaaaacaagGATATGAAAATTCTGATTTGCCAATATTATGTGAAACTTGTTTAGGAGAAAATCCTTATGTTAGAATAATAAGAGAAGAGAATGGAAAAGAATGtcaaatttgtaaaaatgcATTTACTTTATTTCGATGGAAACCTGGTCATAATGCAAGATATAAACaaacaataatatgtaataaatgtgcaaaagtaaaaaatgtatgtcAAACAtgtttatttgatttaGAATATAATTTACCTGTACAAGTCAGGGATAAATTCCTTGAAACAAGTATTACCTTGCCAGAAAATGAAACGAAtagaaatttttttttagaacagctagaaaaaaatatatctacaGATACGTATGACAAAATTAATCATGGAAATATGgatttatcaaaattaaaaagaagagatccatattttaaaagaaatatggCAAGAGTGTGTAGTTTTTGGCGGAAAAATGCATGTAATCGTGGAGATGAATGTCCATATTTACATAAAGAAATTCATTTGAATAAATCACTAGCTAACCAAAGTATTAAAAGTAGATATACAGGTGAAAATGATGTATTAGCAGAAAGTATATTaaatagatataaaaataagaataatgatgaaaaaaatatggctaataaaatatgtatacaaGGTATTAGTGATTCAATAAGAGTTGAAAATGTTAAagaatgttttaaaaaatttggagaaattaaatcatttaaaatgATACCAAAAGAttctaaaatttttatttcatatgcTACATTAACAGCTGCAAAAAATGCAgctgaaaaatataaagatggTCTAGAATTAAATGGATGTAATTTAACAGTAACATTACAACAAgacaatattaataataatatttggcCTTCTCCACCTTTTGGTCAATTTAATCCATACCCTCCTAATTTTAAtcacaataataataaatttccaaaaaataaaaattttaaatctCATAATCCTCCTCCCCCCAATTCTCAACCAAACATGATGACTACTGTACCCCCTATGTATTTTCCTTATAACAATCCTAACTTTAATTCAATACCGCCAAACGCAGTTCCATATGCGTCTATGCTCCCTTCTGAAGCAGAGCAGAGGAAGTAA
- a CDS encoding nucleolar rRNA processing protein, putative: protein MSSLKNIIPKRNYRERGQAKNRLHLGELEKKVDYSKRREIYKKKQKIENVLKEKIMNKNPDEFNTGMVHSRVNEKENVLIKEEIAIPENVKLKNIRDKLKTEENYNYTFLKQINKKINNYQMNIPLRYVFNNTHEFYNDNDEKYDLKTENNKLKKKGQEFEKKFKSLLNAKKNVLEKIRKIENSFVNTYKDIDGYKIYSKKGGVPYRFVAPRLR, encoded by the coding sequence ATGTCGAGCCTTAAGAATATTATCCCTAAAAGGAATTACCGGGAAAGAGGACAAGCAAAGAATAGACTACATTTAGGGGAGTTGGAAAAGAAAGTAGATTATTCAAAAAGAAGAGagatttataaaaaaaaacaaaaaatagaaaatgtgttgaaggaaaaaataatgaataaaaatccTGATGAATTTAATACAGGAATGGTTCATTCAAGAgttaatgaaaaagaaaatgttttaattaAAGAAGAGATAGCTATACctgaaaatgtaaaattaaaaaacatacgagataaattaaaaacagaagagaattataattatacttttttaaaacaaataaataaaaaaataaataattatcaaATGAATATTCCATTAAGATatgtatttaataatactcATGAGTTTTATAATGAcaatgatgaaaaatatgatttaaaaacggaaaataataaattaaaaaaaaaaggacaagaatttgaaaaaaagtttaaatCCTTATTAaatgctaaaaaaaatgtactTGAAAAAATCAGGAAAATTGAAAACTCATTTGTAAATACATACAAAGATATTGATggttataaaatttattctaAGAAGGGTGGAGTTCCCTATCGATTTGTTGCCCCACGGTTGCGTTAG
- a CDS encoding methyltransferase, putative, whose translation MRPFFDSDIVVNFTLSEEVIQREKKIIENNKRAIHEFQKEKLLQEGKKNWDKFYNHYKTNFFKDRKWIKVEFDHIFKDGELQNDSKNCEKEKRKTILEMGCGVGNTLIPLLLEYDNCDFIGIDFSKNAINLLNEKWEKIVHINETLKSEQMNEPNINHSLSLRDVDNVENGEGNNVSTENEDQGEEENYSCIYDLKEYKKLGKLIKTSVVDITSDSEVSSDLNELGLVDVVLLIYVLSSVSPEKMKNVILNSYKYLKSGGYVLLRDYGLYDLTQVRFANKKEKKISDNFYVRGDKTFVYFFTTEELRNLFCHNDMFEEVQNKYITRIVKNRKRNLEMKRIWVQSIFRKK comes from the coding sequence ATGAGGCCTTTCTTCGATTCTGACATTGTCGTAAACTTTACTCTCTCTGAAGAAGTAATacaaagagaaaaaaaaattatagaaaataataaaagagcTATACACGAATTTcagaaagaaaaattactacaagaaggaaaaaaaaattgggataaattttataatcattataaaacaaatttttttaaagataGAAAATGGATTAAAGTTGAGTTtgatcatatttttaaagatGGGGAGTTACAAAATGATTCTAAGAATtgtgaaaaagaaaaaaggaaaacaaTTTTAGAAATGGGATGTGGAGTAGGAAATACATTAATTCCGCTTTTGTTAGAATATGATAATTGTGATTTTATTGGAATAGACTTTTCCAAAAATGCGATAAATCTATTGAATGAAAAATGGGAAAAAATTGTTCATATAAATGAGACGTTAAAAAGTGAACAAATGAATGAGCCAAATATAAATCACTCATTATCTCTTAGAGACGTTGATAATGTTGAAAATGGTGAAGGCAATAATGTTTCAACAGAAAATGAAGACCAGGGAGAAGAGGAAAACTATTCATGCATATACGATTTAAAagagtataaaaaattggggaagttaataaaaacatcAGTAGTAGATATAACATCAGATAGCGAAGTCTCAAGTGATTTGAATGAATTGGGACTTGTTGATGTTGTTTtacttatatatgttttatctTCTGTTTCACcagaaaaaatgaaaaatgtaattttaaattcatataaatatttaaaaagtggtggttatgttttattaagAGATTATGGATTATATGATTTAACACAAGTTCGGTTTGCTAataagaaagaaaaaaaaatttcagataatttttatgttcgTGGTGATAAAacatttgtttattttttcacgACAGAAGAACTTCGTAACTTGTTTTGTCATAATGATATGTTTGAAGAAgttcaaaataaatatattactcGGATTGttaaaaatcgaaaaagaaatttagAAATGAAAAGAATATGGGTGCAATCcatttttagaaaaaaataa